The following are encoded together in the Flavihumibacter fluvii genome:
- the xerD gene encoding site-specific tyrosine recombinase XerD has protein sequence MWVAYKKGFKAWLRLEKSLSAHSVDAYLHDIEKLTQFIQLQGWMYTPDQLNMEHLQQFIRWIAELGMTQTSQARILSGLRSFYSYCQAEQLTKEDPTILLESPKLKRTLPDTLSYEEIELLIGAIDRSKPEGERNKAILETMYSCGLRVSEIVGLQVSCLFLDSGFIRVIGKGNKERLVPIGGNAINQIRMYMEHTRKFQEIAPGNEDVVFLNRRGAALSRVMIFLLIKDLANKAGIKKNISPHTFRHSFATHLVEGGADLRAVQEMLGHESITTTEIYTHLDREFLRKTLANFHPAFQ, from the coding sequence ATGTGGGTAGCCTATAAAAAAGGTTTCAAAGCTTGGTTGAGATTGGAGAAATCCTTATCGGCACATTCCGTTGATGCTTACCTGCACGACATTGAAAAGCTCACCCAATTCATTCAGTTGCAGGGATGGATGTATACGCCCGACCAACTGAACATGGAACACTTGCAGCAATTCATCCGCTGGATCGCTGAACTGGGCATGACCCAAACCAGCCAGGCACGTATTTTATCCGGGCTCCGTAGTTTTTATTCATATTGCCAGGCTGAACAGCTCACAAAGGAGGATCCGACGATTTTACTGGAATCGCCCAAACTTAAAAGGACCCTTCCCGATACGCTCAGTTATGAAGAGATTGAATTATTGATCGGCGCCATAGATAGAAGTAAACCGGAAGGTGAAAGAAACAAGGCTATCCTTGAAACGATGTACAGTTGTGGACTTAGGGTTAGTGAAATAGTTGGCCTGCAGGTCTCCTGCCTTTTTCTGGATAGTGGGTTTATCAGGGTGATTGGCAAAGGTAACAAGGAAAGACTGGTACCAATTGGCGGGAATGCCATAAACCAGATTAGGATGTACATGGAACATACCCGAAAGTTCCAGGAAATTGCACCAGGTAATGAAGACGTTGTTTTCCTTAACCGCAGGGGTGCTGCATTATCGCGTGTGATGATATTTTTATTAATTAAAGACCTGGCAAATAAAGCAGGTATTAAGAAAAACATTTCACCACATACATTCAGGCATTCATTCGCCACACACCTTGTTGAAGGTGGGGCTGATCTCCGTGCAGTTCAGGAAATGCTGGGCCATGAAAGTATTACCACCACAGAGATCTACACGCACCTCGATCGGGAGTTCCTTCGCAAGACATTAGCCAATTTTCACCCCGCTTTTCAATAA
- a CDS encoding YkgJ family cysteine cluster protein produces MSVQRNPRDVNLRQLKKQFNANKRKFRRFITKVENERPRGIDQLTPVLEKEVWEEVDCLTCANCCKKMTPTFTTKDISRISAHFEMTPAAFKEKWLVFEKKDRDWVNVKRPCQFLDLKTNMCSIYAIRPSDCAGFPYLSKKKAVDYVHVHKQNIEYCPATYKMVEKMKARLAP; encoded by the coding sequence ATGAGTGTTCAGCGAAATCCCCGTGATGTGAATCTTCGTCAGTTAAAGAAGCAATTCAATGCCAATAAGCGAAAATTTAGGCGGTTTATAACAAAGGTTGAAAATGAACGCCCAAGGGGAATAGACCAGCTTACACCAGTGCTCGAAAAAGAAGTTTGGGAAGAAGTGGATTGCCTCACATGTGCCAATTGCTGCAAGAAAATGACACCAACTTTCACCACAAAAGATATCAGCCGCATTTCAGCCCATTTTGAAATGACTCCTGCGGCTTTTAAAGAAAAGTGGCTGGTATTTGAAAAAAAGGATCGGGATTGGGTAAATGTAAAAAGGCCCTGCCAGTTCCTTGACCTTAAGACGAATATGTGTTCCATTTATGCAATCCGACCATCTGATTGCGCCGGTTTTCCCTACTTGTCAAAAAAGAAGGCTGTAGATTATGTGCATGTGCATAAGCAAAATATCGAATATTGCCCGGCAACCTATAAAATGGTGGAAAAGATGAAAGCAAGGCTCGCACCCTGA
- a CDS encoding YraN family protein has product MSTHLAIGRYGEEIAAKWLLENGFTILFNNWRHGRKEIDLIASKKGTLHIIEVKTRRGNNFGPPEYQVNHRKLKYLQDAASAFLEENPQWRKIQFDIISVVLEPNKLLIDYFEDIS; this is encoded by the coding sequence TTGTCCACCCATTTAGCTATTGGCCGCTATGGCGAAGAAATTGCCGCAAAATGGCTGCTGGAGAATGGTTTCACCATACTGTTCAATAACTGGCGCCATGGCCGCAAGGAAATTGACCTGATCGCTTCAAAAAAGGGGACACTCCATATCATTGAGGTGAAAACACGCCGGGGAAATAATTTCGGTCCACCCGAATACCAGGTCAATCACAGAAAACTAAAGTATTTGCAGGATGCGGCATCTGCCTTCCTGGAGGAAAACCCGCAATGGCGGAAAATACAATTCGATATTATCTCTGTTGTTCTGGAACCCAATAAACTTCTTATAGATTATTTTGAAGATATTTCCTGA
- the manA gene encoding mannose-6-phosphate isomerase, class I: MEKQNKIFALEGQVQHYQWGGFTYLPQLLSRSNNMGKPFAEYWLGAHVQAPALVAGDGKLDYFIDRHPEVLGSQVTRKFGRLPYLLKVLDVKDMLSIQVHPTLEDAIAGFAAENASGLDISAPNRNYKDDNHKPELMAALGEFYLLHGFRAPASMINILQEQPELQFLLPVFKKDDYVSLYRTVMEMDAAEVNQRLEPLLDRIIPLYQADRLSKSSPDFWAARAALTFNQPGLIDRGIFSVYLLNLVRMNKGEAIFQDAGILHAYLEGQNIEIMANSDNVLRGGLTPKHIDVPELMKHVRFEAVVPLVLKGETLNAYEKRYPTPAYDFELREIHLDKGDHYGVKANTVDILLVVEGDLVAKSAEGTVLIAGKGNSLMFVNGAVVQLSSNTGALVFKATVPLDQ; the protein is encoded by the coding sequence ATGGAAAAACAAAATAAAATATTTGCACTGGAAGGTCAAGTGCAACACTATCAATGGGGTGGTTTCACCTATCTGCCGCAGTTGTTATCACGGTCTAACAATATGGGTAAACCTTTTGCAGAATATTGGCTGGGGGCACATGTTCAGGCACCTGCCCTGGTTGCCGGTGATGGGAAGCTCGATTATTTTATCGACCGTCACCCGGAAGTACTGGGCAGCCAGGTGACCCGGAAATTCGGCCGGCTTCCTTACCTGTTGAAAGTGCTTGACGTAAAGGATATGTTATCGATTCAGGTGCATCCCACATTGGAAGATGCGATAGCGGGATTTGCTGCTGAAAATGCCAGTGGATTGGATATTTCAGCTCCTAACCGGAATTATAAGGATGATAACCATAAGCCCGAATTGATGGCGGCCCTTGGTGAGTTTTACCTGCTGCATGGATTCAGGGCACCGGCATCGATGATCAATATATTGCAGGAACAACCAGAATTGCAGTTCCTGCTGCCGGTCTTTAAAAAAGATGATTATGTTTCATTGTACAGGACAGTGATGGAGATGGATGCAGCAGAAGTAAATCAACGGTTAGAGCCCTTGCTGGATCGCATTATCCCCTTATACCAGGCGGACCGTTTATCGAAAAGTAGCCCGGATTTCTGGGCGGCAAGGGCTGCGCTTACCTTCAACCAGCCAGGTTTGATCGACCGTGGAATATTTTCCGTATACCTGTTAAACCTGGTGCGGATGAATAAGGGCGAGGCCATTTTCCAGGATGCTGGTATCTTACATGCTTACCTTGAAGGCCAGAACATTGAGATTATGGCCAATTCGGATAATGTTCTGAGGGGTGGATTAACCCCAAAACATATCGATGTTCCGGAGCTTATGAAACATGTACGCTTTGAAGCTGTCGTACCCCTGGTGCTGAAGGGAGAAACCCTGAATGCTTATGAGAAACGTTATCCCACCCCGGCATATGATTTCGAGCTACGGGAGATACATCTCGATAAAGGTGATCATTATGGCGTGAAAGCCAATACGGTGGATATCCTATTAGTTGTAGAAGGTGACCTGGTTGCGAAATCTGCTGAAGGCACTGTACTCATTGCAGGAAAAGGAAATAGCCTGATGTTTGTGAATGGGGCAGTCGTGCAATTATCCTCCAATACCGGAGCACTTGTGTTTAAGGCAACCGTACCCTTAGACCAATAA
- a CDS encoding DUF6580 family putative transport protein produces MKFNRSIFISLVLLIVVAAIYRIVPARPFGLISFAPHIAMALFGGAVIKDRKWAFALPIFSMFLSDVLFQVLYVNGLSSTPGFYAGQITNYVLFAGLTLVGFAIKRITIPAVLTASLVAPTLYFIFSNFFVWTAGAGFERPKTLEGLLACYADGLPFYTSSIAATLMFSTILFGGYYLLTERKKVEAV; encoded by the coding sequence ATGAAATTTAACCGTTCAATATTCATTTCTCTGGTTCTTCTGATTGTTGTGGCAGCTATCTACAGAATTGTTCCTGCCCGGCCTTTCGGGCTAATCAGCTTTGCCCCGCATATAGCCATGGCATTGTTCGGGGGCGCTGTAATTAAGGACCGGAAATGGGCATTTGCCTTACCTATTTTTTCAATGTTCCTGAGTGATGTGCTTTTTCAGGTGTTGTATGTGAATGGACTGAGTAGTACTCCCGGATTTTATGCAGGCCAGATCACCAATTATGTCCTGTTTGCTGGTTTAACCCTGGTCGGATTTGCCATTAAAAGGATTACCATTCCAGCAGTTTTAACAGCATCCCTGGTGGCACCAACCCTTTATTTTATCTTTTCAAATTTCTTTGTATGGACTGCCGGTGCTGGTTTTGAAAGGCCAAAGACACTTGAAGGTTTGTTAGCTTGTTATGCAGACGGTCTTCCTTTTTATACAAGTAGTATTGCAGCTACATTAATGTTCAGCACCATTTTATTTGGTGGATATTATTTGCTGACTGAACGAAAGAAAGTTGAGGCTGTTTAA
- a CDS encoding MFS transporter — translation MFNNTIRYFSHRSSRSIGFLFALGSLLLGIWAAAIPQIKTRLGFSDATLGLTLLLAPVGALTGVIVSSYLFKKISVGKWLLAGNILYCFVFILQVAAINPVMLWISLFLTGLIGFLNGVSTNAVIDLLEKRENRHLMSTSHGMYSAGGFVSAGLAAIFYSFQMIPLWQIILVAGILVFILLTLKNDYLSYTNFIESDSAFRLPSGSVVGLAFICFVTFMGEGCVADWSAIYLKESLGSSKAAAGLGFAGFSIAMAFGRLNGDSWIPRVGSKRMAITGSLVAATGFLLAIGFATIPTAIAGFTLIGIGFSCVVPILFSAAAKVPGVSPVNGISAVASGGLIGFLAGPSMIGLVAEQYSVGAGLSIIFFLAIAAAIVAWKNDFLMNRHSKAPQVNYQDQHY, via the coding sequence ATGTTCAACAACACCATCCGTTATTTCAGTCATCGATCCAGCAGGAGCATCGGATTTTTATTTGCACTGGGGAGCTTACTGCTGGGAATCTGGGCAGCAGCGATCCCGCAAATAAAAACCAGGCTCGGTTTCTCTGATGCTACACTCGGACTCACCCTTTTACTCGCACCGGTTGGCGCTTTGACTGGGGTTATTGTTTCTTCCTACCTGTTCAAGAAGATCTCCGTGGGTAAATGGCTGCTGGCCGGAAATATCCTTTATTGTTTTGTCTTCATTTTGCAGGTTGCGGCTATTAACCCGGTTATGCTTTGGATCAGCCTATTCCTGACCGGGCTCATCGGCTTTTTAAATGGGGTATCTACAAATGCTGTTATTGACCTGCTGGAAAAAAGAGAGAACCGCCATTTGATGAGTACAAGCCATGGCATGTATAGCGCAGGTGGATTTGTCAGTGCCGGACTGGCCGCCATTTTCTATTCCTTTCAAATGATTCCGCTTTGGCAAATTATTCTGGTTGCCGGTATCCTCGTTTTTATCCTCCTGACTTTGAAAAATGATTACTTATCATACACCAATTTTATCGAGTCCGATTCAGCATTCAGGCTGCCATCGGGAAGCGTAGTCGGACTCGCTTTTATTTGTTTTGTCACTTTTATGGGAGAAGGATGTGTAGCAGACTGGAGTGCGATCTACCTTAAAGAATCCCTTGGCAGCTCCAAAGCGGCAGCCGGATTGGGTTTCGCAGGTTTCTCCATCGCCATGGCCTTCGGCAGGCTGAATGGTGATTCATGGATACCACGGGTTGGAAGTAAGCGCATGGCCATCACCGGTAGCCTGGTTGCTGCAACAGGATTTTTACTCGCCATAGGATTTGCCACAATACCTACCGCTATTGCAGGGTTCACATTAATCGGGATAGGATTCAGCTGTGTGGTACCTATTCTTTTCAGCGCAGCTGCAAAAGTACCTGGTGTTAGTCCGGTCAACGGTATTTCAGCCGTCGCCAGCGGTGGACTTATAGGATTCCTTGCAGGCCCTTCCATGATCGGCCTGGTAGCAGAACAATACAGTGTCGGAGCTGGACTTTCAATCATTTTTTTCCTGGCCATTGCTGCAGCTATTGTAGCCTGGAAAAATGATTTTCTAATGAACCGCCATTCAAAAGCCCCTCAAGTAAATTACCAGGACCAGCATTACTAA
- a CDS encoding GNAT family N-acetyltransferase — MSKSIQADDIIIQQLPEGQPLPMELLLMADPNEEQIRTYIEYCIVVIAIHNQKVIGVMAMSPETKEKAEIRNIAIAPAHRGKGFARRLLQDAFDRATRLGYSLVQVCTGNSSIRQFKVYQQFGFELTDVRWNYFTDHFPEPIIEDGILCRHQLVLSRVLQDKSQ; from the coding sequence ATGAGCAAATCCATTCAGGCTGATGACATCATTATACAACAGCTTCCTGAAGGCCAACCACTGCCCATGGAATTATTGCTGATGGCCGATCCCAACGAGGAGCAAATCAGGACCTATATAGAATATTGTATTGTAGTCATCGCTATACACAACCAAAAAGTGATTGGCGTAATGGCTATGAGCCCTGAAACCAAAGAAAAGGCTGAGATCCGCAATATCGCCATAGCTCCAGCCCACCGCGGAAAAGGTTTTGCCAGGAGATTATTACAGGATGCCTTTGACCGCGCAACAAGGCTGGGATATTCTTTGGTGCAGGTTTGTACAGGTAATTCCAGCATCCGGCAGTTTAAAGTTTACCAGCAATTTGGCTTTGAATTAACGGATGTCCGTTGGAACTATTTTACCGATCACTTTCCTGAACCCATTATTGAAGATGGCATTTTATGCCGGCACCAATTGGTATTATCGCGCGTACTGCAGGATAAATCCCAATGA
- the rnhA gene encoding ribonuclease HI, with protein sequence MQQQGLVIYTDGSSRGNPGPGGYGTILKWGSKEKELSQGYRRTTNNRMELMAVIAGLEALTKSRVNIMVYSDSQYVVKAVEQGWLRNWIATDFKGGKKNKDLWTRFYRLSLQHQIRFHWVKGHADNPYNNRCDLLATTAADSSHLLIDEGYESGIDG encoded by the coding sequence ATGCAACAACAAGGGCTGGTGATCTATACAGATGGTTCGAGCAGGGGAAATCCCGGTCCGGGCGGCTATGGAACAATTTTAAAATGGGGTTCGAAAGAAAAAGAACTGTCACAAGGCTATCGCAGAACCACTAATAACCGGATGGAGCTGATGGCTGTTATCGCCGGACTTGAAGCACTTACCAAAAGCAGGGTAAATATTATGGTATACAGTGACAGCCAATATGTGGTAAAAGCCGTTGAACAAGGCTGGCTTCGCAACTGGATCGCTACCGATTTCAAAGGTGGCAAAAAAAACAAAGACCTCTGGACCCGGTTTTACCGGCTATCCCTGCAGCACCAGATCAGGTTCCACTGGGTAAAAGGCCATGCTGACAATCCTTACAATAATCGATGTGACCTGCTGGCTACAACGGCAGCCGATAGCTCCCACCTGCTGATTGATGAAGGATACGAATCCGGAATTGACGGATAG
- a CDS encoding PhzF family phenazine biosynthesis protein, which translates to MQVPIYIIDAFTEKQFGGNPAAVLILDQWLPDRLMQQIAMENNQSETTFLVKENDHYRIRWFTPTIEVKLCGHATLAASHVLFCHKAHHSDTIQYQSLSGELLVTRHGQDLTLDFPANPPQATKAPELLFTALGIKGGLVFTTSFDYMVLLENQQAVEALEPDFSLLATIPARGVICTAKGDHADFVSRCFYPQSGINEDPVTGSAHTIMVPFWADQLNKSSLDALQLSKRKGYLRCTLQGNRVLMTGTAVTYLEGKINC; encoded by the coding sequence ATGCAAGTCCCCATCTATATCATCGACGCCTTCACCGAAAAACAATTCGGTGGCAACCCGGCTGCTGTATTGATCCTTGACCAATGGCTGCCTGACCGTCTAATGCAACAGATCGCTATGGAAAATAACCAGAGTGAAACCACTTTCCTGGTGAAAGAAAACGATCATTACCGCATCCGATGGTTTACCCCAACTATTGAGGTTAAACTTTGTGGCCACGCTACGCTCGCTGCGTCGCACGTATTATTTTGCCACAAAGCCCACCACAGTGATACAATACAATACCAAAGTCTGAGTGGTGAATTACTGGTTACACGTCATGGCCAAGATCTAACACTTGATTTTCCAGCGAATCCACCCCAGGCAACTAAAGCGCCAGAACTATTATTTACTGCACTGGGTATAAAGGGCGGACTTGTTTTTACCACCAGCTTCGACTATATGGTATTGCTAGAAAACCAACAGGCAGTGGAAGCCCTTGAGCCTGATTTCAGTTTGCTTGCCACCATTCCAGCAAGGGGAGTGATTTGTACAGCAAAGGGGGACCATGCCGATTTTGTATCCAGGTGCTTCTATCCACAGAGTGGAATTAATGAAGATCCGGTGACAGGTTCTGCCCATACTATCATGGTACCGTTCTGGGCCGACCAATTGAATAAATCTTCACTTGATGCATTGCAATTATCTAAACGAAAAGGATATTTGCGCTGTACATTACAAGGCAATCGGGTTTTGATGACGGGAACAGCCGTTACCTACCTCGAAGGAAAAATAAACTGCTGA
- a CDS encoding acyl-CoA carboxylase subunit beta — protein sequence MHIEQNRNEDALKLALGELRARLAQISLGGGKKAIEKQHEKNKLTARERISYLVDDMEQFIEIGSFAGYEMYAEYGGCPAGGTVAGIGYVSGRQCVIVANDQTVKAGAWFPITGKKNLRLQEIAMENFLPIIYLVDSAGVFLPMQDEIFPDKEHFGRIFRNNAIMSGMGITQIAAVMGACVAGGAYLPIMSDETLMVEGNGSIFLAGPYLVKAAIGEDIDTETLGGAATHTAISGIADYKFPTEKECLEQVKKIIGKLGHQPKAGFDRIHAINPKRPATDIYSILPEGGGKTYDMRDIIACITDASEFDEFKADYGKSVLCGYARIDGWAVGIVANQRLIVKNKKGEMQMGGVIYNDSADKSARFILNCNQKKIPLIFLQDVTGFMVGSRSEHSGIIKDGAKMVNAVANSVVPKITIIIGNSFGAGNYAMCGKAYDPRFIYAWPTAKIAVMGGDQAAKTLLQIQVAGMKARGLEVAPDDEKKLLDDIRGRYERQTSPYYAASRLWIDEIIDPADTRRVISEGINAANHFPICRKMNTGVFQV from the coding sequence ATGCATATTGAACAAAACCGTAATGAAGATGCCCTGAAACTGGCCCTCGGTGAATTACGTGCACGATTAGCACAAATCAGCCTGGGTGGCGGTAAGAAGGCCATTGAAAAACAACATGAGAAAAATAAATTAACTGCACGTGAAAGAATCAGTTACCTGGTAGATGACATGGAGCAATTTATAGAGATCGGGTCATTTGCCGGTTACGAAATGTATGCCGAATATGGTGGCTGCCCGGCAGGTGGTACAGTGGCTGGTATTGGTTATGTAAGCGGCCGTCAATGTGTTATAGTAGCCAATGACCAAACCGTGAAAGCAGGGGCCTGGTTCCCGATCACCGGCAAAAAAAACCTGCGCCTCCAGGAAATTGCGATGGAGAATTTCCTGCCTATTATTTACCTGGTAGACAGTGCCGGCGTTTTCCTCCCTATGCAAGATGAAATATTTCCGGATAAAGAACATTTTGGCCGCATCTTCCGCAATAATGCAATTATGAGTGGCATGGGTATTACGCAGATCGCGGCCGTTATGGGTGCCTGCGTAGCTGGTGGCGCCTACCTTCCCATCATGAGTGATGAAACCCTAATGGTGGAAGGGAATGGCTCTATTTTCCTGGCAGGGCCATACCTCGTGAAAGCCGCCATTGGTGAAGATATTGATACAGAAACCCTGGGTGGTGCAGCCACGCATACGGCTATTAGTGGCATTGCTGATTACAAATTCCCAACAGAAAAAGAATGCCTAGAACAGGTAAAGAAAATCATTGGCAAACTGGGTCACCAACCGAAGGCCGGGTTTGACCGGATTCATGCCATCAATCCTAAAAGACCAGCTACCGATATTTATTCAATTTTGCCGGAAGGCGGCGGCAAAACCTATGATATGCGCGACATCATCGCCTGTATTACTGATGCTTCTGAGTTTGATGAGTTCAAAGCAGATTATGGCAAAAGTGTTTTGTGTGGCTATGCGAGAATAGATGGTTGGGCAGTTGGTATTGTAGCTAACCAACGGCTGATCGTAAAAAATAAAAAAGGTGAAATGCAGATGGGTGGCGTGATCTACAACGACAGTGCCGATAAATCTGCCCGGTTCATCCTGAATTGCAACCAGAAAAAAATTCCACTAATTTTCCTGCAGGATGTGACCGGTTTCATGGTAGGAAGCCGAAGTGAACATTCAGGAATCATTAAAGACGGTGCAAAAATGGTGAATGCTGTAGCTAATTCAGTTGTACCGAAAATCACCATCATCATAGGCAATTCTTTTGGTGCCGGCAATTATGCGATGTGCGGCAAAGCTTATGACCCGCGCTTTATATATGCCTGGCCAACCGCTAAAATAGCCGTAATGGGTGGTGACCAGGCTGCCAAAACATTATTACAGATCCAGGTTGCGGGCATGAAGGCACGTGGTCTTGAAGTGGCACCTGATGATGAAAAGAAACTACTGGATGATATCAGGGGTCGTTATGAAAGGCAGACATCTCCTTATTATGCAGCATCCCGGCTATGGATAGACGAAATCATTGATCCTGCTGATACCCGAAGGGTAATCTCGGAAGGTATTAACGCTGCCAACCACTTCCCCATCTGCCGGAAAATGAATACCGGCGTTTTCCAGGTCTGA
- a CDS encoding DUF3810 domain-containing protein produces MNPRYRYAGLFALVALALFIKIFSFFPAAVERYYSNGAYPVISRGLRWLFGWIPFSIGDIIYALVAIWLIRVLYKVIRAVVQKRITNSFLLRVGVRGMTVWLCIYIIFNLNWGLNYNRLGIAQQAGLSVTPYQTQEVDTLVITLINRMNGLRAASVAERNPLHHKKTLFKSSFKAYQDPSGEVPFLKYGGQSVKPSIYSYLGNYLGFTGYYNPFTGEAQVNTTVPVFVQPFTTCHEIGHQMGYAKENEANMAGFLVAKHSSSAAFRYSSYFDLYLYAMRDLYLRDSVRSQILSKRLSPAVRADLVELREFNNRHVGLLEPFIRILYAQFLKANQQPGGMMSYNQVVALVIAYTRKYGLEKV; encoded by the coding sequence ATGAATCCACGATATCGTTATGCAGGACTCTTTGCTCTTGTGGCACTGGCCCTGTTCATCAAAATATTTTCTTTCTTTCCAGCAGCCGTCGAACGGTATTATTCCAATGGGGCATACCCGGTCATTTCCCGGGGGTTACGCTGGCTATTTGGATGGATACCCTTTAGCATTGGAGATATTATATATGCCCTTGTGGCTATATGGCTGATCAGGGTATTGTATAAGGTCATCAGGGCCGTTGTTCAGAAAAGAATAACGAATAGTTTCCTGCTTCGTGTAGGGGTGCGCGGTATGACAGTCTGGTTATGCATCTATATCATTTTTAATCTGAACTGGGGCCTGAATTATAACAGGCTGGGAATTGCGCAACAGGCTGGATTGTCGGTAACTCCCTACCAAACCCAGGAAGTGGATACATTGGTAATTACCCTGATCAACCGGATGAATGGGTTAAGGGCAGCATCTGTTGCTGAAAGAAATCCCCTGCACCATAAAAAGACTTTGTTCAAAAGTTCCTTCAAGGCATACCAGGATCCATCAGGTGAAGTGCCTTTCCTAAAGTATGGCGGCCAATCAGTAAAGCCTTCCATTTATAGCTACCTGGGTAATTACCTTGGATTTACTGGTTACTATAATCCTTTTACCGGCGAAGCCCAGGTGAATACAACTGTCCCGGTTTTTGTGCAGCCTTTTACCACCTGCCATGAAATTGGCCACCAGATGGGATATGCAAAGGAAAATGAAGCAAATATGGCAGGTTTTTTGGTTGCAAAGCACAGCTCCAGCGCAGCTTTCCGCTATTCCAGCTATTTTGACCTCTATTTGTATGCGATGCGCGACCTATACCTCAGGGATTCGGTCCGGTCGCAGATTTTATCCAAACGTTTATCCCCAGCCGTTAGGGCTGACCTTGTTGAACTCAGGGAGTTTAACAACAGGCATGTTGGCCTGCTTGAGCCATTTATCCGCATTCTATATGCACAGTTCCTAAAGGCTAACCAACAACCTGGTGGTATGATGAGCTATAACCAGGTTGTGGCACTTGTGATTGCCTATACCAGGAAATATGGGTTAGAAAAGGTGTAG
- the dcd gene encoding dCTP deaminase, producing MILSDKRILEEMALGTIKIQPYERECLGSNSYDVHLGKWLATYKEHILDAKKHNQIEYFEIPEEGFVLYPHIFYLGVTAEYTETHAHVPFLEGKSSTGRLGIDIHATAGKGDVGFCGNWTLEISVKQPVKVYKGMPIGQLIYFPVDGEIEVKYNQKKNAKYSGQPDKPVESMMWKNSF from the coding sequence ATGATCCTGTCGGATAAACGTATCCTGGAAGAAATGGCCCTCGGGACCATAAAAATTCAACCTTACGAGCGGGAATGCCTGGGTAGTAATTCCTATGATGTTCACCTGGGAAAATGGCTGGCTACCTATAAGGAACATATCCTTGATGCCAAAAAACACAACCAGATCGAATATTTCGAAATTCCCGAAGAAGGTTTTGTACTATACCCGCATATCTTTTACCTGGGAGTAACTGCAGAATACACCGAAACCCATGCCCATGTTCCATTCCTGGAAGGAAAATCATCTACAGGCCGTTTGGGTATTGATATACACGCTACTGCAGGAAAGGGTGATGTTGGTTTTTGTGGTAACTGGACCCTGGAGATTTCAGTTAAACAGCCTGTGAAAGTGTACAAGGGAATGCCAATCGGGCAACTTATTTATTTCCCGGTGGATGGCGAGATTGAAGTGAAATATAACCAGAAGAAAAATGCCAAATACAGCGGCCAGCCTGACAAGCCTGTGGAAAGCATGATGTGGAAAAACAGCTTCTGA
- a CDS encoding 4'-phosphopantetheinyl transferase family protein, producing the protein MALFYQHNINHNTRLAIWRIEEPEAYFLEKVPLKSDVTHPYKRLQHLAGRYLLPVLFPDFPLEEIMVADTRKPFLPNEKYHFSISHCGFYAAAIASTSQRVGIDIELVTSRIEKISHKFLSPDEKKFLQQWELFDQLQLELTTVIWSAKEAIFKWYGDGKVDFRGHMQLNGMLKYASNEWMKLPFLFQKNEPFELDIHARIFEPLVLAYLAT; encoded by the coding sequence TTGGCCTTATTTTATCAACATAATATCAACCATAACACCCGGCTCGCGATTTGGCGGATAGAAGAGCCCGAGGCATATTTCCTGGAAAAAGTGCCTTTGAAAAGTGATGTAACTCATCCCTACAAGCGCTTGCAACACCTGGCGGGCCGCTATCTATTGCCAGTATTGTTTCCTGATTTCCCGCTGGAAGAAATCATGGTCGCGGATACCCGGAAGCCGTTTTTACCCAATGAGAAATACCATTTTTCTATTTCCCATTGCGGGTTCTATGCGGCTGCTATTGCCAGCACTTCACAAAGAGTGGGTATCGATATCGAATTGGTGACCTCACGTATTGAAAAAATTTCCCATAAGTTCTTATCGCCCGATGAAAAAAAATTCCTGCAACAGTGGGAATTGTTCGACCAGTTGCAGTTGGAACTCACTACAGTGATCTGGAGCGCTAAAGAAGCGATATTCAAATGGTATGGAGATGGAAAGGTTGATTTTCGCGGACATATGCAGTTGAATGGCATGTTAAAGTATGCTTCAAATGAATGGATGAAACTTCCTTTTCTCTTTCAAAAAAACGAACCTTTTGAACTGGATATTCATGCCAGGATTTTTGAACCCCTGGTACTCGCATACCTGGCCACCTGA